ATAAATATGGCTGCAATTTTGGTTGATTTTGAGCTACGTCCTTTCAAAAAGTTTTACGAAAATTCTAAAACTGAAGAAACAAAAACAGTTAAACGGATTGAGAAAGCTAAAGGAGTTTTTGAAAAGAAGAGTACTGAAAAAAAGGAAAAGCCTGAAAAAAAATCTAAGAAAAGAAGTTTCTTTCTAGATTTTAAAAGCATGTTTTTCTAGGGGGTGCCACACTCCCGATAGTTATCGGGTGTGTGAAAATATCTTAGCGATCCTTTGCGTAAACCTTTGCGCTCTTAGCGGTTAAAAAAGAAACACAATTATTTAAAAATTAAAAAAAAATGAAAACTACAGATAAAATTATTATTATCGATTTGGAAGCCACATGTTGGCAGAGTGCGGTCCCGAAAGGTCAGCAAAATGAAATTATTGAAATCGGATTGGCGGTCTTAGATACAGAGACGGGCAAAATTTCGAAGAACAAAGGAATTTTAATAAAGCCTCAGCGTTCTAGTGTAAGTACGTTTTGTACAGAACTGACGACTATTACTCAGGATTTATTGGATCAAAACGGAGTAAGTTTTGAAGATGCTGTTGATTTACTAATCGACGAATACAACCCCGATTTGTATACTTGGGCTAGTTACGGTCAGTACGATTTGAATATGCTTAGTAAGCAATGTAAATCGTTCGGTATTCCGTATCCAATGGGTGAGGAGCACATCAATGTAAAAGAGCATTTTGCAGAAAAGTTTGGTTTGAAAAGATCTACCGGAATGAATGGTGCACTTCAATTATTGAATATTCCGTTGGAAGGAACACATCACCGCGGAATTGACGATGCTAAAAACATTGCCAAGATCTTGCATTGGTGTCTGAAAAATTAGAATGATTTAAATCCATTCTCCAGCGGCATTGTAATCGTCTGGAAGATAGGTGAGATATTGTACCATTCGCGGGTTGTCTCCTTTATTGGGCGTTGCACAGTGTGGCAGTGATTGATGCCAGATGATAAAATCTCCGGCGTCGCCTGTAATAGGTTTTGGCTGTAATGTTTGTAACGCTTTCTCTCTTGGATTTTCGTGAGGTTTAAGCTCGTCCAGCCATTGATTAATTTGGTTGTGAAAACCCGGAACGCAATGAAAAGCGCCATCATTTGGCCCGCAATCGGTTAAATAAAGCAACCCCTGAAGTCCAAAAGTAAGTGGTTTTTTTAAGCTCATATCCCAATGAAGCGGACTTCCCAGAAAATTAAAATTCTCTGCTTCAGGAGGATTAAAACTTACCTTGTCAATCGTTTTGTAAATTTTAGTGGTTTTATAAAGCTGTTCATATGCTTTTTTAACTCTCTGAGAGAATCGGTTGCGATTTAAAGTTTCATGATTAGAAAAATTAAGCATAAGCCC
The sequence above is drawn from the Flavobacterium sp. N2038 genome and encodes:
- a CDS encoding 3'-5' exonuclease; the protein is MKTTDKIIIIDLEATCWQSAVPKGQQNEIIEIGLAVLDTETGKISKNKGILIKPQRSSVSTFCTELTTITQDLLDQNGVSFEDAVDLLIDEYNPDLYTWASYGQYDLNMLSKQCKSFGIPYPMGEEHINVKEHFAEKFGLKRSTGMNGALQLLNIPLEGTHHRGIDDAKNIAKILHWCLKN
- a CDS encoding phytanoyl-CoA dioxygenase family protein encodes the protein MPWNVLEPLWKRTVDPENASSDHINWDNEIKALYQLNISMEDVLQFLHFEKPDFETFKIWVSNRKRDTIPQTEDLIENVLSEQDLEFWDQNGYVVIKNAISKKDCEDTQKAIWEYLKMDPDKKESWYNRHEDQKGLMLNFSNHETLNRNRFSQRVKKAYEQLYKTTKIYKTIDKVSFNPPEAENFNFLGSPLHWDMSLKKPLTFGLQGLLYLTDCGPNDGAFHCVPGFHNQINQWLDELKPHENPREKALQTLQPKPITGDAGDFIIWHQSLPHCATPNKGDNPRMVQYLTYLPDDYNAAGEWI